A stretch of the Glycine soja cultivar W05 chromosome 13, ASM419377v2, whole genome shotgun sequence genome encodes the following:
- the LOC114382080 gene encoding mitogen-activated protein kinase kinase kinase 1-like isoform X1 encodes MMNHLPRIFGHRKKQASDNMDPTTKNKKKSKKKQQPKLERRNASNHFEYDAGSSCSWRGGDEKDASVSTSSSSSSSLHCTRSMDLYDRTSFRIEGVEGEFDRICRSLGLSGPEDFSIPAAAWEAMKLRCSSDLLPRRPKHGGDEFDEEAKEKEEIEVVESEDRARVLDECVVSAESSGCCGGIKGFRPPMLKPPPGVRVSVVDDATCSTWDLMRDFAPNGEGEGKDSYVELNSSDDEDDHERVEKEEEEDEEDEEEEEGEVGGVREKSVEEENAARIAEIVDDFSGFSTPNEDDSSSTTTGPRSNSISPNGRIKRVITAGNWQKGDLLGRGSFGSVYEGISEDGFFFAVKEVSLLDQGNHGRQSVYQLEQEIALLSQFEHENIVQYIGTEMDASNLYIFIELVTKGSLRNLYQRYNLRDSQVSAYTRQILHGLKYLHERNIVHRDIKCANILVDANGSVKLADFGLAKATKLNDVKSCKGTAFWMAPEVVKGKSRGYGLPADIWSLGCTVLEMLTGEFPYSHLECMQALLRIGRGEPPPVPDSLSRDAQDFIMQCLKVNPDERPGAAQLLNHTFVQRPLHSQSSGSTSPYIRRG; translated from the exons ATGATGAACCACCTACCTCGAATATTCGGCCATAGAAAGAAGCAAGCCTCCGACAACATGGACCCGACGAcaaagaacaagaagaagagtAAGAAGAAGCAGCAGCCCAAACTCGAGCGCCGCAACGCCTCCAATCACTTCGAATACGACGCCGGATCGTCGTGCTCCTGGCGCGGCGGCGACGAGAAGGACGCTTCCGTCTCGacgtcgtcgtcgtcgtcgtcgtcgttgCATTGCACACGCTCGATGGACCTCTACGACCGCACGAGCTTCCGAATTGAGGGCGTGGAGGGCGAGTTCGACCGGATTTGCCGCAGCCTCGGCCTCTCCGGCCCCGAGGACTTCTCCATTCCGGCCGCCGCTTGGGAGGCCATGAAGCTCCGCTGCTCCTCGGACCTGCTTCCTCGCCGCCCCAAGCACGGCGGCGATGAATTCGACGAAGAGGCGAAGGAGAAAGAGGAAATTGAAGTTGTCGAGAGCGAGGATCGAGCTAGGGTTTTGGATGAATGTGTTGTTTCTGCTGAGAGCAGTGGTTGCTGTGGTGGAATCAAGGGTTTTCGGCCTCCGATGCTGAAGCCGCCGCCGGGAGTTAGGGTTTCGGTGGTGGACGACGCCACGTGTTCCACGTGGGATTTGATGCGGGATTTTGCGCCGAATGGGGAAGGAGAAGGGAAGGATAGTTACGTGGAGTTAAATTCttctgatgatgaagatgatcaTGAGCGAgtagagaaggaagaagaggaagatgaagaagatgaagaagaagaagaaggggaaGTTGGTGGAGTGAGGGAGAAGAGTGTAGAAGAGGAAAATGCGGCGAGGATTGCGGAAATTGTGGATGATTTTTCAGGGTTTTCTACTCCGAACGAAGATGATTCTTCAAGCACTACCACGGGTCCTAGGTCTAACAGTATATCTCCCAATGGGAGAATCAAGCGTGTTATTACCGCGGGTAATTGGCAGAAGGGTGACCTGTTGGGGCGGGGTTCGTTTGGTTCTGTTTATGAAGGGATTTCTGA AGATggattcttttttgctgtcaaAGAAGTGTCACTACTTGATCAAGGGAATCATGGAAGGCAAAGTGTATATCAACTGGAACAG GAAATTGCACTTTTGAGTCAATTTGAACATGAAAATATAGTTCAATACATTGGCACCGAAATG GATGCATCAAATCTGTATATCTTTATTGAGCTTGTAACCAAAGGTTCCCTTCGAAACCTTTACCAGAGATATAATCTTCGAGATTCTCAAGTATCTGCCTATACAAGACAGATTTTGCATGGCTTAAAGTATCTTCATGAGCGAAATATTGTTCACAG GGATATTAAATGTGCAAATATATTGGTGGATGCAAACGGATCTGTTAAGCTTGCAGATTTTGGATTGGCAAAG GCAACCAAATTGAATGATGTTAAGTCATGCAAGGGAACAGCATTCTGGATGGCCCCAGAG GTTGTAAAAGGGAAAAGCAGAGGTTATGGGCTTCCAGCTGATATATGGAGTCTGGGATGTACTGTGTTGGAGATGTTAACGGGCGAATTTCCATACTCTCACTTAGAATGT ATGCAGGCTTTGCTTAGAATCGGAAGAGGTGAGCCACCTCCTGTGCCTGATTCTCTTTCAAGAGATGCACAGGATTTTATCATGCAGTGTCTAAAAGTTAATCCAGATGAACGTCCCGGTGCTGCTCAACTCTTAAACCATACCTTTGTCCAAAGGCCACTACATTCCCAGTCCTCTGGTTCCACATCTCCTTATATTAGAAGGGGTTAA
- the LOC114382080 gene encoding mitogen-activated protein kinase kinase kinase 1-like isoform X2: MMNHLPRIFGHRKKQASDNMDPTTKNKKKSKKKQQPKLERRNASNHFEYDAGSSCSWRGGDEKDASVSTSSSSSSSLHCTRSMDLYDRTSFRIEGVEGEFDRICRSLGLSGPEDFSIPAAAWEAMKLRCSSDLLPRRPKHGGDEFDEEAKEKEEIEVVESEDRARVLDECVVSAESSGCCGGIKGFRPPMLKPPPGVRVSVVDDATCSTWDLMRDFAPNGEGEGKDSYVELNSSDDEDDHERVEKEEEEDEEDEEEEEGEVGGVREKSVEEENAARIAEIVDDFSGFSTPNEDDSSSTTTGPRSNSISPNGRIKRVITAGNWQKGDLLGRGSFGSVYEGISEDGFFFAVKEVSLLDQGNHGRQSVYQLEQEIALLSQFEHENIVQYIGTEMDASNLYIFIELVTKGSLRNLYQRYNLRDSQVSAYTRQILHGLKYLHERNIVHRDIKCANILVDANGSVKLADFGLAKATKLNDVKSCKGTAFWMAPEASGKEFLLYGTL; encoded by the exons ATGATGAACCACCTACCTCGAATATTCGGCCATAGAAAGAAGCAAGCCTCCGACAACATGGACCCGACGAcaaagaacaagaagaagagtAAGAAGAAGCAGCAGCCCAAACTCGAGCGCCGCAACGCCTCCAATCACTTCGAATACGACGCCGGATCGTCGTGCTCCTGGCGCGGCGGCGACGAGAAGGACGCTTCCGTCTCGacgtcgtcgtcgtcgtcgtcgtcgttgCATTGCACACGCTCGATGGACCTCTACGACCGCACGAGCTTCCGAATTGAGGGCGTGGAGGGCGAGTTCGACCGGATTTGCCGCAGCCTCGGCCTCTCCGGCCCCGAGGACTTCTCCATTCCGGCCGCCGCTTGGGAGGCCATGAAGCTCCGCTGCTCCTCGGACCTGCTTCCTCGCCGCCCCAAGCACGGCGGCGATGAATTCGACGAAGAGGCGAAGGAGAAAGAGGAAATTGAAGTTGTCGAGAGCGAGGATCGAGCTAGGGTTTTGGATGAATGTGTTGTTTCTGCTGAGAGCAGTGGTTGCTGTGGTGGAATCAAGGGTTTTCGGCCTCCGATGCTGAAGCCGCCGCCGGGAGTTAGGGTTTCGGTGGTGGACGACGCCACGTGTTCCACGTGGGATTTGATGCGGGATTTTGCGCCGAATGGGGAAGGAGAAGGGAAGGATAGTTACGTGGAGTTAAATTCttctgatgatgaagatgatcaTGAGCGAgtagagaaggaagaagaggaagatgaagaagatgaagaagaagaagaaggggaaGTTGGTGGAGTGAGGGAGAAGAGTGTAGAAGAGGAAAATGCGGCGAGGATTGCGGAAATTGTGGATGATTTTTCAGGGTTTTCTACTCCGAACGAAGATGATTCTTCAAGCACTACCACGGGTCCTAGGTCTAACAGTATATCTCCCAATGGGAGAATCAAGCGTGTTATTACCGCGGGTAATTGGCAGAAGGGTGACCTGTTGGGGCGGGGTTCGTTTGGTTCTGTTTATGAAGGGATTTCTGA AGATggattcttttttgctgtcaaAGAAGTGTCACTACTTGATCAAGGGAATCATGGAAGGCAAAGTGTATATCAACTGGAACAG GAAATTGCACTTTTGAGTCAATTTGAACATGAAAATATAGTTCAATACATTGGCACCGAAATG GATGCATCAAATCTGTATATCTTTATTGAGCTTGTAACCAAAGGTTCCCTTCGAAACCTTTACCAGAGATATAATCTTCGAGATTCTCAAGTATCTGCCTATACAAGACAGATTTTGCATGGCTTAAAGTATCTTCATGAGCGAAATATTGTTCACAG GGATATTAAATGTGCAAATATATTGGTGGATGCAAACGGATCTGTTAAGCTTGCAGATTTTGGATTGGCAAAG GCAACCAAATTGAATGATGTTAAGTCATGCAAGGGAACAGCATTCTGGATGGCCCCAGAG GCTTCAGGCAAAGAGTTTCTTCTCTATGGAACACTGTGA